The DNA window CAGCAGATCGCGTATCTCGGCATCCGTCGTTTCAGTCAGCAACGACCAGCCTTCATGGAAGACACGCCCGAAATACCAGGGATCGGTCAACAGGCCCAGCGAAGTATTCGAAACCAATACCGAGGCATGATTGACGAATTCAAGACGAGGACCTGACTCTTTCAGCACGACGACATCCGCATCCATCCACCTGCTCCATTACCTGTCCGGACTCCCTGGGCACAGGAATCATCGATGGCGATGATATCCGCTATCCCTCCCTCCGGCGACAGCCGTCCCTGCTTCGCTTTGCGGCCGGCAAGTCCATCACGGAACGCCTTCCGGGCAGGCTGGACATGATGGTGCTGTCCGCGGCCAGTCATCACGGATCCGGCAACAGTGCCGGCCGGGAGCAACCCGGTCATCGGCTTTTACAAGAGTATGGATCGAGATATCGGGATGACCCGATCATCGGACCGGAGCCTTCGGAAATACGGAATAAACGTCCATATGTTTTCATTCAAGTCCGCCCTGCACCAGGATCGCAGATATGTTGTCCCGGCCTTCGCCACCGGAAATCCGCTCGAACAGTCGGCGGACACCATCGGACGGGCTTTCGCACTGCCGCAGGATGGCCTCCAGCCCGGCATCTCCGATGTCGTTGTTGAGACCGTCCGAGCAAAGCAGATAGCGGGTTCCGGCTCCATGTTCCAGTGCCAGCCACTCCATTTCGAGCCGGCTGCAGGCGCCGACTGCCCGGGTCAGTGCACCGACCGGACCGATACGCCGGCCCGTGGCTTGCTGCTCGCCAATGACATGATCACGCGTGAGCTGTTGCAGATTTCCTTCCAGAAGCCGGTAGATGCGACTGTCTCCTGCCCATCCGCATATCGTCCGCACTCCGTCACACAGCAAGACGGCCACGGTGGATCCGATCACGACCACACCAAGCTGTCGCGCCAGTGTCCTAAGATCGCGATTGACCTGTTGCAGAACCGCTTCGACCTGAATCTGCAGCGCATCCAGACCAGAAGATGGCGGCAAGCTCTCCAGGCGCGCAACAATCATGGTGCTGGCCACATCGCCGGCAGCGTGGCCCCCCATGCCGTCGGCCACTACATACAAACCGATCTCCTCGCGCACCAGAATCGCATCCTCATTGCGAGGGCGGACCTTGCCGACGATCGTCTTCCCCGCTGCGCGCAAGCGTTGCCGGTCGTGCATCACCATACACCTGCCCCCCAGAGCGATACTGCCATCCACATGCCTTGCCGATATCCTGTCCCCGGGCCACGAATCGCCGCCGGCCAGGATGGGCCCAGTATCCACCGGCCATGCCCATCCGACCCGACAGCGGGGCTCAGCCAGCTGAGTCTGCGGCGGCCATATCGTCCGCCCTGGTACCTCCCGCTACAAGCCGATGTCGCCGTTGCGGCGTCAGCATCGCCATCACCCAGCGGGCCTCTGACTATCTCGGCCCCACGTGTCAGCCCTGGCATTTATCGGGCAACCGGATCAGGACCCCGGAAACAGGTATCCGCCCCGGGGGCCGGCCAAATGGCTGCCGGACGGTCAACCGCTGTCAGCTCAAATGTTTCGTCAACCAGGCTCTCGCGAAGCGCAGGTCTCGCTCCACGGTCGGCGTTGAAATACCAAGCAACCTGGCCGTTTCAGAAGCGGTGAAGCCCGCCATTTCCGTCAACGCGAAAACCTGCGCCTTGCGGACATCGATATGCTCCAACTGATCCATGGCCGCGGCTACCTCGCTCAAATCAGCCACCGGCAGACCGGGATCGACCAGACTCACGGTCAAGGTGACTTGCCGGCCACGCCGCTTGTCACTCTCGCGCCTGCGCGCCAGATCTATCAGCAGATGTCTCATTTGCAGGGCCGCGATGGCATGAAAATGTTCGCGGGATTCAAAACTGCTTCGCCGGGCGGAAAGACGCAACCAGGCCTCATTGACCAGTTCCGTAGGTTGCATTTGAGTGCGAGATTCGCCCGCCAGCTGGCGAACCGCCAACCGATGCAGCTGCTCATAGGCTTCGCGTGCCAGCAAAGCACCCGCCAGAGCATCGCCTGTCTGCCAGCGTGAAATCAAATGCGTCTGATCATCGTCAGAGGTGGCAAGCATAAATGAATCCTGTTCCGGAGATAGGCGCTCGATTCAATCTACGCCTTAGAAACAGGATTGCAAATGCATTTGCAAAAATCGCTTCGAAGCCGCCTGGCCATGCATGTCGCAGCAAAGCTCCGGTCCATGGGAAACGGGATCTGGCATCGATCCACCTTCAATGGATCGATGCCAATCCCGGACCGCGCCACTTTTCATCCCTGACCGAAGAAAAGGCGCCGACTGCAGAAAAACACACCTGCCGGCGGCATCTGAGCTCCATTCCCTTTGCCATCGAAGGGATCGGTTGAATATGCCACTTATATTATAATCGTGTGGCAATATATAAGGTCAGAAAACAGCCCAAGCTGAAACCCTGCAGATCATCTTGCCGGGGCATGCCGGCACCAGTTATTCAGGAACAGACTGCATGCCCGCTCCACGTTGCCACTCCCTGGACTCCGGGCACCGAGGAGCGCCCTGGCCCGGACGTCGAGTCTCCCATGGATAAAACCGGACAGCCGGCCGATAAAGATGGCAAGGTCAATATCGGCACATCAAGGTCTCAGACCCCGGACGGGCATGAATTGAATCGCTGGCGCCGGGTCAGTCAACTGTTCGACCAGGTATGCGGACTGCCTCCCGAACAGTGGTCCAGTGCGCTCAATGCACTCAGTCACGATGCCGCCGACATTGCCGGCACGCTGGATCTTTTGCAGGTCAGGACCCTGGATTTCAGCCGTCTGAAAAAGTCCATGGATCACCTCCTGCCTGAATCTGCACCCGATGCTCTGCTGGGACGGGAACTGGGCCCTTGGCGACTGGAGCGGGTATTGGGCGAAGGCGGCATGGGGGTCGTCTACCTCGCCGTACGCGCGGATCAGCTTTATACCCGCCAAGTGGCACTCAAACTCCTGCACCCCCGCTACCAGCATCTGTTGCACAGTCATCCGGGCAGGGAACGGGAAATCCTGGGCCGACTGGAAATTCCGGGCATTGCAAGGCTGTACGACGCCGGCGTCGCAGACCACGGCCAAGCCTATATGGTAATGGAATATGTCGAGGGCATACCCCTGGATACCTATGCCACTGCGCTATCGCTGCCGGACCGCATACGCCTGCTGGCAGCGATCTGCCGCATCGTCCATGCCGCCCACAACCAGCTGATCGTGCATTGCGATCTCAAGCCCGGCAATATTCTGATCAACGCGGCCGGCAAGCCTGTACTGCTCGACTTCGGCATCGCGCGGCTGATCGATCTGCTGGACGCGGACGGCGCGGTCGGACCGGCCTTCGCCAGTCCGACCTATGCCAGCCCCGAACTGCTGCATGGTGATATCGTCGGCGTCGCCTCCGATGTATTCAGTCTCGGTGTCCTGCTGGCCCAGACTCTCAGCGGGCAACGCCCTCCCATGCCCATGAGTGATCCGGCCGCAGCCGCGCCGAGTCTGTGGCCGGGCCTTGCACCAAAACTGCGTCGACAATTGCGAGGTGATCTCGATGCCATCGTCACCCGCGCCTGTGCCCCTGCTCCCGGCATGCGCTACAGCAGCGCCGAAGCCCTGGCCAACGACCTGGAACGTTATCTGCAGCATCGACCGGTACGCGCCCGTTCCGGCGCCCGCCTGCATCGAGTCAGCCTGTCGCTGCGCCGTCACTGGCGCTCGCTGCTGCCGATCTCCGTCGCCACGGTGGTGTGCGGACTGCTGCTGATCCGACTGATCCTGACCCAGCGTGAGGCCATTGCCAACGCAGCCATCACCAATCAGGTCAGCGAGGTCCTTATCAGCTCGTTCCAGGCCGTCGATCCTGAAAACCGGCATGACGACAAGCGCATGCTCAGTGCGCGGGATGTACTGGATGAGGCCGTAGCCCGCATCAACAGCAGCCTGCCAAACGCACCGTCCCTGCGCGCGCAGCTTCAGGCCGTGCTGGGTCAGGCCTATCAGAACCTCGGCCAGCCCAAGACCGCCGCAGGCCTCCTGGAACAAGGTGCTGCCGGACTGGAGCGCAACGGACATCCCATCCACGCGGCCTCCGCTTATGCCCGGCTCTCGATCCTGCAAAGCCGTGAGGCACAGTATGGCAAAGCCGCAGAACTGGCTGATCAGGCGAGCCGGTTGCTGCAGCAGGCCCACAGCCTCGCTCCCGCCCCCGCAGTGCAGTTGCAGATCTGGCAGGCCCAGGCCCTGGCCTTGGCTGGACAGGGCCGACACGAGCAGGCTGAAGCGCGATTGCAGCAGATTCTCGATACGCATGTGGCGGCAAGCGACGAGGCCAGCCGACACGAGGTCCTGGAAGCCATGCGCAATCTCGGCATCCTGTACCGGCAGCAAGGCCTGCTGCTGCGCTCGCAAGCACTGCTGGAGCGGGCCATGGCCATTTCGAAGACCCAGGATGGCTCCGACAGCTTCGAATACCAGTTGAGTCTGGATGCCTACGGTATGACCGTCTATCAGCTGGGTACCGTCGAGCGGGCGACCCGGCTGGCCGACCAGGAGCTTCACCTCACCAGCCACCTCTACGGACCGCACAGTCATCGGACCATTGATGCGGAAACCTGGCTGGCAGGTCTGGATCTGGATCTGGGCCACTACCTTGCATCAAGCCGTCATTTCGACCACGCGCTGCAAACGATTGCCCTGCTGGACGGCACCCTCAGCCGCGATTACGCCACCACCCTGTTCGGCAGCGGTGTCATGGAAGAAGCTCGCGGTGACCTGCCCGAAGCCGAGCGCCGCTATCGCCAGGCCCTGACGATCGCCCGCGCCGTCATGGGGCCGGACCACCCGGACAGCCTGTCCATGGAATGGGGACTGGCCCGGGAACTGACCCGCGCAGGCAAGCTGGCAGCTGCCCGCCCGATGCTGGATCGGGTCATCGCCATCCAGAAAAACCGGCTCCCGCCGGATGCGCCTGAACGGGTATACATGGATCTGGCCCTGGCCGAATGGCAGATTCACGCACGCCAGTTCGACGAGGCACGGCAGATCCTCGACCGGCTGGCTCGACAGCACCAGCACCCCGCGCCCGTCTTGTGGCTCAGCTGGATGATGGAGACAGCCAGGCTGGCCCAATGGAAAGGCGATGTCAGGGCCGCGGCACGCGACTGGGGCAGCGTCGTGCAGTCCTTCGCCCGGCACTATGGAAAAGACTCCACCGCCACCGCCAAATGGCGCATCATCTGGGCCCAGGCTCTGCTCGCCGATGGTCAGCAGGCCGCCGCACGTCAGGAACTGCAGCGAGCACAGGGCAAACTGCTGGAAGTGGCACCAGACTCCGATTTTGTCCACATCATGCAGGACTTGCGCAAGAAACTGGCCACAGGCAAGCCATTGCCGGCCATCGATTCAGGTGATTTGCCAGCACCTGCGCCCGGCCTTTTCACTCCGCTTCAAAAAAGCCGTCATGGCTGAACCATCCACCTGACTCTCGATGACAGCAGCTTGTTCTCGAGACATGACAGCCCGGCATGCCCGCCCTCTCCCCAAACTGCAGCGGGCAAGTGATGGAATTCGCAGCCGCGTCTCGCCTTGTAGAGATAGACCCCTCCTACACCAGGCGTTTCATGAAGCAGGCCATGCATTCACCCAGCCCCAAGCTCCCCCTGACAGCCTCTCCGGCGGCGGCCGACTCGACGGCCGCTTCACGCCACCTGCAGATCCAGCGCCTGCTTGCTTTTGTCGACCAGCATATCCGCGATCCTGATTTGTGCAGTGAACATCTTCAAGCACGCTTTCATATGTCACGCGCCAGCCTCTACCGCCTGTTCCAGTCCCGGGGTGGCATTGCCAACTATATCCGGGACCGACGCCTGCAGTTGGCGCATACCCAACTGCGCTTGTACCCGGCATCCAGCATCACGTGGCTGCTGTATGATTTGGGCTTCGGATCCGAACGGCAATTCCAGCGAGCCTTCCAGAACAAGTTCGGCCAATCTCCTACGCAATGGCGAGCCCGCTGCAGATCATTGGAATGCAGCACGGCAAACCACCCACCGGCGATTCCCGGGGTCCATGCCGCCGCCCAGCAGCAGACGGTCAGTTTTTCACAAGGAAAAAACACCACGGGACAGGCATCGCACCCTGGCAATCAACCCCATGCAAATCAGTTGATTGACTCAATCATGAGCTCCATATATACATAAGAATGCGCAGCACCGCACGCCGAGCGCGCCCAGGAAGAACGCCTCAAAAAGGCGTTATCCAATATATAAATACATCTATACGTAAATACATCTATACGTCTAGACATATATAGTGTCATAAATTTACCAATACATGGAGCATCATGACTTCATGGCTCGTTCCGACCAGGCTTGTCACTGCCTTGTCAAAGGCAGGTCGTGGGCTCGATCCATCTTACGATCCGGCATGATGCCGGAATTCACCGGCGACACGAATCAGCCGCAAGCCGGTTATATAAGCCGGCACAGGATCATCCAAGCATCGGTTCCGGTGATCTGCGAGTCGATGCCTCCGCTCGTCATGCCCTGTACTTGAGCCGGAGGCCATGGCGAGAAGTCGGGCCAGGGACCTGCGCCATGCAGTCAAACCAGGGCTCCTCCACCGCCTGCGTCCCACGCAAGTCATGATCGAGGCCATCGAGCGCTGCGCACCTGAAGAACACGTTGATGAATACAACGGTCGGAGTCACTGGCAACGATCGCCCACTTGATACGACTTGTGTCCGCGTTTTTTGTCGATGGCCCTTCGCCATGCGATCACTATGGGCACATTTGTGCCGTACCTCGCAACACAGACCTTGTGCAGCCAACTCTCCATGGAGTCATACCTCCGAAGAAAAACGAGCCTGAACAGTCCGCACAGGCTCCAGAGGCTGCCGAGCCCTGTCCGGCACGCAACGGTCCCAGTAAACGATTCATTTCCAGGCGCTTCAGCACCCATCACGCCCGACCTGGTACGTATGGAAACGGCAGGCGGACACAGGCCACTTGAGTGAGTGCCCGTCGGAAGGCGCGGGCGGCATCCCCGGCCCCATGCCTCCTCTTTCAGCCATTGACCTCTCCCCGGGCTGACGGAACACCTTTTATCAACAGGCTTATCCACAGATGGGATCCCAGTCTGGCCCCGTCTCGATCCGTGCCCGTCCGGACGACAAACCCAGACCATGCACGCAGCCATGTTGAAGGCGGTGGCTTTGGAACCGGCAGCTTTCCTTTGCAACCCCATCACACTGCACGGGCGGCATGCTGGTTGGCCAGCTCCCTGACCGACGGCAGCCGAGGCAACTCGGGGAAACCTTTGCTGTCCGGGCGCCCCTCGGGCGCTTGCCGGCGATGGCTTGGACGCCATCGCAAGCTTGATGTGCCTGGCCTGCGCGGCAAGCACCGCCTGCCCCCTCTTGCTGGGCCCGTCGCCGGACAGGGCATGCTCTTCCCTGTTGCCGCACGAATAAATGCTCGTTCTGATGCAGCTCAGTCGAAACAGGCTCGCTGCCCGCAGCATTTCTCCGTGTTCGCCGGCAACATGCCGGTCCAGCGGCCGCCAGCGAAAAGGCCGCTCCCGCCACCACCCCCAACATACGGCACGATGTATTCGGCCATCGACAAGAAAGTCCTGCTGTCAGGCTCCGACCGACTCCATATCCTGTATCGCAAGTCGTCGCTTCCGGGCCGGCATGGGCACTGCGCTGCCGCAGACAACACTGTTATGCTGAGCCGTCTTCGAGCAATCTGCGGCAGCTGCAACCTGACCGCCTGATCGGACCGATATCGCCCATTCCTGACACGTCCCGATGAGCACCACGAACTTGATCGACGGCCCTCTTCCCAAGGCCATACCTGCCGCATTGCTGCCACCTTCCGGCAATGGTGTCGTGCACAGCCATTTCAGCGTAAAGGGTGATGCGGGCCAGAGCTTTCGGAACTGGCAGGAACGCATGGGACCGGTCTACGACGTGCAGCCTCCATCCGCCAGGGCCATGGATACATTCCATGCTTCGGTCACCCGCCACAGCATCGAGCAGCTCAGTCTGCTGGAAATCCATACCGGGGCCAATCTGGCCGTACGATCGCTGGCCAGAGTTTCGACCGAAAGCATCGACGACATCAGCTTCAGTCTCTTTCTTGAAGGTCGACCCGCACAATACCTTGGCGGCCGCTCAGGCAAGGCTTCGGCGCCTCCCGATGCAGCTCCCGCTGTATTGGCGCTGGATATGGCCCAGGCCTGTACCATCCACAGCTTCGACAGTCGCATGCTGCTGCTGTTCGCACCGCGGAAATCGGTGGAGAAGTTCATTCCCGATGCCTCATCCCTGCATGGGCGCTGGCTCCGTGCGGAACAGCCGCTGCTGAGGTTGCTGTGCGACCACTTGCTGGCCGTGCGTCGTGATATCTCCGTACTCA is part of the Frateuria aurantia DSM 6220 genome and encodes:
- a CDS encoding serine/threonine-protein kinase, with product MDKTGQPADKDGKVNIGTSRSQTPDGHELNRWRRVSQLFDQVCGLPPEQWSSALNALSHDAADIAGTLDLLQVRTLDFSRLKKSMDHLLPESAPDALLGRELGPWRLERVLGEGGMGVVYLAVRADQLYTRQVALKLLHPRYQHLLHSHPGREREILGRLEIPGIARLYDAGVADHGQAYMVMEYVEGIPLDTYATALSLPDRIRLLAAICRIVHAAHNQLIVHCDLKPGNILINAAGKPVLLDFGIARLIDLLDADGAVGPAFASPTYASPELLHGDIVGVASDVFSLGVLLAQTLSGQRPPMPMSDPAAAAPSLWPGLAPKLRRQLRGDLDAIVTRACAPAPGMRYSSAEALANDLERYLQHRPVRARSGARLHRVSLSLRRHWRSLLPISVATVVCGLLLIRLILTQREAIANAAITNQVSEVLISSFQAVDPENRHDDKRMLSARDVLDEAVARINSSLPNAPSLRAQLQAVLGQAYQNLGQPKTAAGLLEQGAAGLERNGHPIHAASAYARLSILQSREAQYGKAAELADQASRLLQQAHSLAPAPAVQLQIWQAQALALAGQGRHEQAEARLQQILDTHVAASDEASRHEVLEAMRNLGILYRQQGLLLRSQALLERAMAISKTQDGSDSFEYQLSLDAYGMTVYQLGTVERATRLADQELHLTSHLYGPHSHRTIDAETWLAGLDLDLGHYLASSRHFDHALQTIALLDGTLSRDYATTLFGSGVMEEARGDLPEAERRYRQALTIARAVMGPDHPDSLSMEWGLARELTRAGKLAAARPMLDRVIAIQKNRLPPDAPERVYMDLALAEWQIHARQFDEARQILDRLARQHQHPAPVLWLSWMMETARLAQWKGDVRAAARDWGSVVQSFARHYGKDSTATAKWRIIWAQALLADGQQAAARQELQRAQGKLLEVAPDSDFVHIMQDLRKKLATGKPLPAIDSGDLPAPAPGLFTPLQKSRHG
- a CDS encoding helix-turn-helix domain-containing protein, producing the protein MSTTNLIDGPLPKAIPAALLPPSGNGVVHSHFSVKGDAGQSFRNWQERMGPVYDVQPPSARAMDTFHASVTRHSIEQLSLLEIHTGANLAVRSLARVSTESIDDISFSLFLEGRPAQYLGGRSGKASAPPDAAPAVLALDMAQACTIHSFDSRMLLLFAPRKSVEKFIPDASSLHGRWLRAEQPLLRLLCDHLLAVRRDISVLSAKKMQADLDTALQILVTAYGRQAGLDGNGQAAVRAAVYAQVRRHVQSRLHDPMLSPESVLESLHLSRASVYRIFQEDGGIAAYIRNQRLRAAARQLMVNPRIDILPLAFNLGFNDASTFSRAFRMAFDITPRDLRKTALEQPFNLYGKSRFSTHDEINMLAT
- a CDS encoding PP2C family protein-serine/threonine phosphatase codes for the protein MHDRQRLRAAGKTIVGKVRPRNEDAILVREEIGLYVVADGMGGHAAGDVASTMIVARLESLPPSSGLDALQIQVEAVLQQVNRDLRTLARQLGVVVIGSTVAVLLCDGVRTICGWAGDSRIYRLLEGNLQQLTRDHVIGEQQATGRRIGPVGALTRAVGACSRLEMEWLALEHGAGTRYLLCSDGLNNDIGDAGLEAILRQCESPSDGVRRLFERISGGEGRDNISAILVQGGLE
- a CDS encoding ECF-type sigma factor; translated protein: MLATSDDDQTHLISRWQTGDALAGALLAREAYEQLHRLAVRQLAGESRTQMQPTELVNEAWLRLSARRSSFESREHFHAIAALQMRHLLIDLARRRESDKRRGRQVTLTVSLVDPGLPVADLSEVAAAMDQLEHIDVRKAQVFALTEMAGFTASETARLLGISTPTVERDLRFARAWLTKHLS